A single region of the Brassica rapa cultivar Chiifu-401-42 chromosome A03, CAAS_Brap_v3.01, whole genome shotgun sequence genome encodes:
- the LOC103858863 gene encoding NAD-dependent malic enzyme 2, mitochondrial, producing MMWRNIARFSKTAAAAGRTGGSRRCLSTAIPGPCIVHKRGSDILHDPWFNKDTGFPLTERDRLGLRGLLPPRIISFEQQYDRFIESFRSLERNTLGQPDNVVSLAKWRILNRLHDRNETLYYRVLIDNIKDFAPIIYTPTVGLVCQNYSGLYRRPRGMYFSAKDKGEMMSMIYNWPAHQVDMIVITDGSRILGLGDLGVQGIGIPIGKLDMYVAAAGINPQRVLPIMLDVGTNNQNLLQNPLYLGLRQPRLEGEEYLEIVDEFMEAVFTRWPKAVVQFEDFQAKWAFETLDRYRKKFCMFNDDVQGTAGVALAGLLGTVRAQGRPLSDFVNQKIVVVGAGSAGLGVTKTAVQAVARMAGISFAEATKNFYLIDKDGLVTTERSKLDPAVVPFAKNPAEIREGASIVEVVKTVRPHVLLGLSGVGGIFNEEVLKAMRESDSCKPAIFAMSNPTLNAECTAADAFKHAGENIVFGSGSPLENVQLENGNVGHVNQANNMYLFPGIGLGTLLSGARIVTDGMLLAAAECLASYMTDEEVQKGILYPSINNIRHITAEVGAAVLRAAVSDDIVEGHGDVGPRDLSHMSKEETVDYITRNMWFPIYSPLVHEK from the exons ATGATGTGGAGGAACATTGCTCGCTTCTCCAAGACTGCAGCGGCTGCTGGAAGAACCGGCGGATCTCGGAGGTGCTTGTCGACGGCTATACCTGGTCCTTGCATAGTCCACAAACGTGGTTCCGACATCCTTCACGATCCATGGTTTAACAAG GACACAGGTTTTCCTTTGACTGAGAGAGATAGATTGGGGCTAAGAGGCTTGCTTCCTCCTCGTATCATCTCCTTTGAACAGCAATATGACCGTTTCA TTGAGTCCTTTCGGTCCCTAGAGAGGAACACACTAGGGCAGCCAGACAACGTTGTCTCTTTAGCCAAGTGGAGGATTCTCAACAGGTTGCACGACCGTAACGAGACTTTGTACTACCGA GTCCTTATTGATAATATTAAAGATTTTGCACCAATTATATACACCCCCACGGTTGGACTGGTTTGTCAGAACTATTCGGGTTTGTACAGAAGACCCCGAGGAATGTACTTCAGCGCCAAAGACAAAGGAGAGATGATGTCTATGATCTACAACTGGCCTGCTCACCAGGTTGATATGATTGTCATCACTGACGGTAGCCGTATCCTTGGCTTAGGAGACCTTGGAGTCCAGGGTATTGGGATTCCTATTGGCAAGCTCGACATGTACGTGGCTGCTGCAGGAATCAATCCACAGAGA GTTTTGCCAATTATGTTGGATGTAGGCACGAATAATCAAAATCTCTTACAGAATCCTCTCT ATTTAGGACTCAGACAGCCTAGGTTGGAAGGAGAGGAGTACCTTGAGATTGTGGATGAATTTATGGAAGCTGTATTCACACGCTGGCCTAAGGCCGTCGTTCAG TTCGAAGATTTCCAAGCGAAATGGGCTTTTGAAACTTTGGATAGATATCGAAAAAAGTTTTGCATGTTCAATGATGATGTCCAG GGAACAGCTGGTGTTGCTCTCGCTGGACTACTGGGAACTGTAAGAGCCCAAGGTCGGCCTTTGTCCGACTTTGTGAACCAAAAGATTGTTGTGGTGGGAGCTGGAAG TGCGGGGCTCGGTGTAACAAAGACGGCAGTACAGGCGGTTGCGAGAATGGCAGGCATCAGCTTCGCTGAAGCAACGAAAAACTTTTACCTAATAGATAAAGAT GGTCTTGTCACCACGGAGAGGTCAAAACTTGACCCAGCAGTTGTACCTTTTGCCAAAAATCCTGCTGAGATACGTGAGGGAGCAAGTATCGTTGAAGTG GTGAAGACAGTGAGGCCACATGTACTTCTTGGTTTATCTGGAGTTGGTGGCATCTTCAATGAAGAA GTTCTAAAGGCAATGCGAGAATCTGATTCATGCAAGCCCGCCATTTTTGCTATGTCGAATCCCACCTTAAATG CCGAGTGCACTGCTGCTGATGCATTTAAGCACGCTGGAGAAAACATAGTCTTTGGAAGTGGAAGCCCACTTGAAAACGTTCAACTTG AGAATGGTAACGTTGGGCATGTGAATCAGGCCAACAACATGTACCTATTCCCCGG GATCGGGTTAGGGACTCTTCTATCTGGTGCGCGTATTGTAACTGATGGAATGTTGCTAGCAGCTGCAGAATG CCTTGCGTCCTACATGACTGACGAAGAAGTCCAAAAAGGCATCCTTTACCCTTCAATCAACAA CATCCGACACATAACAGCTGAGGTAGGGGCGGCTGTTCTAAGAGCTGCGGTATCTGATGACATTGTAGAAGGTCATGGGGATGTTGGTCCGAGAGATCTCAGTCACATGTCCAAG GAGGAGACAGTGGATTACATCACAAGGAACATGTGGTTCCCAATTTACAGCCCTCTCGTGCACGAGAAATAG
- the LOC103858864 gene encoding uncharacterized protein LOC103858864 produces the protein MAESEPEQELIDEGELEKMEWEVREMAKKIREYRKTLPDNLRNTLDSALSSSHSFFPSFASGSDPLPSSSQRLTIAPGTQDQDSEQKMIQLKETVSRNAANMPKVIKRVRECVERIHRLDSLGGRTIHPAFTRRRLN, from the exons ATGGCGGAGTCGGAACCGGAGCAAGAGCTCATCGATGAAGGAGAGCTAGAGAAAATGGAGTGGGAGGTGAGGGAGATGGCGAAGAAGATAAGAGAGTACAGGAAAACCCTACCGGATAACCTCAGGAACACCCTTGATTCCGCGCTTTCCTCCTCTCATAGCTTCTTCCCCAGCTTCGCTTCCGGGTCGGATCCTCTTCCCTCTTCTTCTCAACGCCTCACTATCGCCCCAG GAACTCAAGACCAAGACTCTGAACAGAAAATGATTCAGCTCAAGGAAACAGTGTCGAGGAACGCTGCAAACATGCCTAAAGTTATAAAGAGAGTGCGCGAATGTGTAGAGCGGATTCACAGACTCGATTCTTTGGGCGGAAGAACCATTCACCCTGCTTTCACTAGGCGCAGACTCAACTga
- the LOC103858865 gene encoding acyl-coenzyme A thioesterase 8 isoform X1: MIDFCRSVKRSTMNTESVVELLGKVPLLHRLTSLSLKRIAQVVVFKRYERGDYVVRRDEEVEGVYFLLQGQAQVLGSAGDSSEFLLKPFDFFGRGIFGNVYSADVVALSQLTCLLLMSHHCSLLETNPISDPDKDLDTPCLVERILSLDPLDLTLFRGFTIPNAPTFGKVFGGQLVGQALAAATNTVESTKIVHNLHSYFLLVGDITIPILYEVHHLRDGNNFATRRVDARQKGKTIFILFASFQRDQQGFDHQESNMPHMSPPETLVTREEMIERRITDPLLPRDYRNKIAAEKILTWPIDIRFCEPSYYTEQTKSPPRLNYWFRARGKLSDDQALHRCVVAFASDLIFACIGLNPHRKKGMSAAALSLDHSLWFHRPLRADDWLLFVMVNPTSFQSRGLTTGEMFNRKGELVVSLTQEALLKEAVTIKPIFGAKL, encoded by the exons ATGATTGACTTTTGCCGGTCTGTCAAACGTTCAACGATGAACACTGAATCAG TAGTGGAGTTGCTTGGGAAGGTGCCCTTGTTGCATCGGTTAACAAGTCTTTCTCTCAAGAGAATCGCACAAGTCGTTGTGTTCAAGCGTTACG AGAGAGGGGATTATGTGGTGCGTAGAGATGAGGAGGTGGAGGGTGTTTATTTTCTCCTTCAAGGACAG GCTCAGGTTCTGGGATCAGCCGGAGACTCATCGGAGTTCCTCTTGAAACCATTTGATTTCTTCGGCCGTG GCATATTTGGGAATGTATACTCAGCAGATGTTGTTGCTCTCTCACAG CTTACTTGCTTGCTGCTCATGTCTCATCATTGTTCTTTGCTTGAGACCAACCCTATCTCCGATCCAGATAAGGATCTTGACACACCCTGTCTTGTGGAACGCATTTTGTCTCTCGATCCCTTAGAC TTGACTCTTTTTCGGGGGTTCACTATACCCAATGCtccaacctttggaaaggtttTTGGAGGTCAATTAGTTGGTCAG GCACTTGCCGCAGCGACAAACACTGTTGAATCTACCAAGATTGTTCATAATTTACACTCCTATTTCCTTCTTGTTGGAGATATTACTA TTCCCATCCTATACGAAGTTCACCACTTACGTGATGGCAACAACTTTGCCACCCGAAGAGTTGATGCTAGACAGAAAGGCAAAACCATTTTCATCTTGTTTGCTTCATTTCAG AGAGATCAACAAGGTTTCGATCACCAAGAGTCGAACATGCCTCATATGTCACCTCCTGAAACG CTTGTAACAAGAGAGGAGATGATTGAACGGCGTATAACTGACCCTCTGCTACCTAG gGATTACCGAAACAAAATTGCAGCTGAAAAAATTCTCACATGGCCTATAGACATTCGATTTTGTGAGCCAAGTTATTATACAGAACAGACAAAGTCTCCTCCAAG ATTGAACTATTGGTTTAGAGCAAGGGGAAAACTTTCTGATGACCAAGCTTTACACCG ATGTGTGGTTGCATTTGCTTCAGATCTGATATTCGCATGTATCGGTTTAAACCCTCACCGCAAAAAAGGCATGAGTGCAGCTGCTCTGAGCCTGGACCATTC GTTGTGGTTCCACCGACCTCTAAGAGCTGATGACTGGCTGCTCTTTGTG ATGGTGAATCCCACATCATTCCAGAGTCGCGGTCTGACCACAGGAGAAATGTTCAACAGAAAGGGAGAG CTGGTGGTATCACTGACGCAAGAAGCATTGCTAAAAGAAGCGGTGACGATTAAGCCCATCTTCGGCGCCAAGCTCTAA
- the LOC103858865 gene encoding acyl-coenzyme A thioesterase 8 isoform X2 → MIDFCRSVKRSTMNTESVVELLGKVPLLHRLTSLSLKRIAQVVVFKRYERGDYVVRRDEEVEGVYFLLQGQAQVLGSAGDSSEFLLKPFDFFGRGIFGNVYSADVVALSQLTCLLLMSHHCSLLETNPISDPDKDLDTPCLVERILSLDPLDLTLFRGFTIPNAPTFGKVFGGQLVGQALAAATNTVESTKIVHNLHSYFLLVGDITIPILYEVHHLRDGNNFATRRVDARQKGKTIFILFASFQRDQQGFDHQESNMPHMSPPETLVTREEMIERRITDPLLPRDYRNKIAAEKILTWPIDIRFCEPSYYTEQTKSPPRLNYWFRARGKLSDDQALHRCVVAFASDLIFACIGLNPHRKKGMSAAALSLDHSLWFHRPLRADDWLLFVVNRYI, encoded by the exons ATGATTGACTTTTGCCGGTCTGTCAAACGTTCAACGATGAACACTGAATCAG TAGTGGAGTTGCTTGGGAAGGTGCCCTTGTTGCATCGGTTAACAAGTCTTTCTCTCAAGAGAATCGCACAAGTCGTTGTGTTCAAGCGTTACG AGAGAGGGGATTATGTGGTGCGTAGAGATGAGGAGGTGGAGGGTGTTTATTTTCTCCTTCAAGGACAG GCTCAGGTTCTGGGATCAGCCGGAGACTCATCGGAGTTCCTCTTGAAACCATTTGATTTCTTCGGCCGTG GCATATTTGGGAATGTATACTCAGCAGATGTTGTTGCTCTCTCACAG CTTACTTGCTTGCTGCTCATGTCTCATCATTGTTCTTTGCTTGAGACCAACCCTATCTCCGATCCAGATAAGGATCTTGACACACCCTGTCTTGTGGAACGCATTTTGTCTCTCGATCCCTTAGAC TTGACTCTTTTTCGGGGGTTCACTATACCCAATGCtccaacctttggaaaggtttTTGGAGGTCAATTAGTTGGTCAG GCACTTGCCGCAGCGACAAACACTGTTGAATCTACCAAGATTGTTCATAATTTACACTCCTATTTCCTTCTTGTTGGAGATATTACTA TTCCCATCCTATACGAAGTTCACCACTTACGTGATGGCAACAACTTTGCCACCCGAAGAGTTGATGCTAGACAGAAAGGCAAAACCATTTTCATCTTGTTTGCTTCATTTCAG AGAGATCAACAAGGTTTCGATCACCAAGAGTCGAACATGCCTCATATGTCACCTCCTGAAACG CTTGTAACAAGAGAGGAGATGATTGAACGGCGTATAACTGACCCTCTGCTACCTAG gGATTACCGAAACAAAATTGCAGCTGAAAAAATTCTCACATGGCCTATAGACATTCGATTTTGTGAGCCAAGTTATTATACAGAACAGACAAAGTCTCCTCCAAG ATTGAACTATTGGTTTAGAGCAAGGGGAAAACTTTCTGATGACCAAGCTTTACACCG ATGTGTGGTTGCATTTGCTTCAGATCTGATATTCGCATGTATCGGTTTAAACCCTCACCGCAAAAAAGGCATGAGTGCAGCTGCTCTGAGCCTGGACCATTC GTTGTGGTTCCACCGACCTCTAAGAGCTGATGACTGGCTGCTCTTTGTG gtAAACCGCTACATCTGA